From Electrophorus electricus isolate fEleEle1 chromosome 8, fEleEle1.pri, whole genome shotgun sequence, the proteins below share one genomic window:
- the ppp1r10 gene encoding serine/threonine-protein phosphatase 1 regulatory subunit 10 yields the protein MAVGPVDPREVLKGVEALLGKDGELRSLEGVAKVFSLMKASHKMVSRCMYLNILLQTKSHDILNRFIRVGGYKLLNSWLTYSKSTTNTPLLQLILLTLQKLPLTVDHLKQNNTAKLVKHLSKSGETEDLRKLASVLVDGWMAIIRSQSVTSGASPNDKKRKKEESKVRPEIKAGEKGTDEERKREKPKAHAPSHAKIRSTGLEVETPTPVPTKKVPTVPQLGDKYIIKPAVLKRPSSSLSDAPPVEKKYKPLNTTPNSAKEIKVKLIPPQPMESPGFLDALNSAPVPGIKIKKKKPKAASPTSNKPCPFDSKAQVYSSSQTKPSSPETPSSQTPPHEPQDLEQPGTPVPTEDPEAMDTGDKPNALSEPRGEEESLTKKGKKKKTVRWAEDDNLKEYFYFDLDETERVNVNKIKDFGEAAKRELMMDRQTFEMARRLSHDTMEERVPWTPPRPLTLSGSLVIPGANSSEKLTQRDREMGILQEIFLNKESVPDSPHEPDPEPYEPMPPRLIPLDEDCTMMEDMESTDTTASSCPPSAPQEGSKLPPVLANLMGSLGNSSRSPQTQGNAPPPNNPAVNVQELLNSIMGAQGSNQSAEDLIKQPDFSDKIKQLLGSLQQNQNQNQNQNPPVNAPPMNTGLLGHGPGINMNNMNMQMPMNGGYPPNKPPGGPHFNHPPPPHGHGPPYNAGSGPRMMGPPPGPQGRGGDNGNYWGDESMRGGPHRGGHFHRGRGRGDQGFRGRGGRGGPRGGHNNMGDMSKRPVCRHFMMKGNCRYENNCAFYHPGVNGPPLPPQHGH from the exons ATGGCGGTGGGCCCGGTAGACCCCAGGGAGGTGCTGAAAGGGGTGGAGGCTCTGCTTGGAAAGGATGGAGAGCTGCGCAGTCTGGAAGGTGTTGCCAAAGTGTTCAG TCTCATGAAGGCCTCTCATAAAATGGTCAGTAGATGCATGTACCTCAACATCTTGCTGCAGACCAAGTCTCATGACATCCTTAATCG ATTTATCCGTGTTGGTGGTTACAAGCTGCTGAACTCATGGTTGACCTACTCTAAGAGCACCACCAACACGCCCCTGCTACAGCTTATTCTGCTCACGCTCCAGAAGCTGCCCCTCACTGTGGACCACCTCAAACAG AATAACACAGCCAAGTTGGTTAAGCATCTGAGCAAGAGTGGGGAGACTGAAG ATCTGAGGAAGCTTGCCTCAGTACTTGTAGATGGCTGGATGGCCATTATTCGTTCTCAGAGCGTTACCAGTGGAGCCTCTCCCAATG acaaaaaacgaaaaaaagaagagagtaAAGTGCGTCCTGAGATAAAGGCTGGAGAGAAGGGCACAGATGAGGAGAGGAAGCGGGAAAAGCCAAAAGCCCATGCTCCCAGCCACGCCAAAATCCGCTCCACAG GTTTGGAAGTAGAGACCCCAACACCAGTTCCTACAAAAAAGGTCCCTACTGTGCCCCAGCTTGGTGACAAATACATAATCAAACCAGCTGTCCTTAAAAGGCCTAg TTCCTCTTTGTCTGATGCACCCCCTGTGGAGAAGAAGTATAAGCCACTAAACACCACCCCCAACTCTGCAAAAGAGATTAAAGTCAAGCTCATACCCCCACAAC CTATGGAGAGCCCTGGGTTCCTTGATGCCCTCAATTCTGCTCCAGTGCCTGGAATTAAGATCAAGAAGAAGAAACCTAAGGCAGCCTCTCCTACCTCCAATAAG CCATGTCCATTTGACAGCAAGGCTCAGGTGTACTCCAGCTCACAGACCAAGCCTTCCTCCCCCGAGACTCCATCCTCTCAGACCCCTCCTCATGAACCTCAAGACCTAGAGCAGCCTGGCACACCTGTGCCCACAGAGGACCCCGAGGCTATGGACACTG gaGATAAACCCAATGCACTTTCAGAGCCacgtggagaggaagagagtctgacaaagaaaggaaagaaaaagaagaccgTCCGCTGGGCAGAAGATGATAACCTTAAAGAATACTTCTACTTTGACCTGGATGAGACTGAGAGAG TGAATGTCAATAAGATAAAGGACTTTGGTGAGGCAGCAAAACGGGAGCTGATGATGGACAGGCAGACATTCGAGATGGCCCGTCGGCTGTCCCATGACACCATGGAGGAGAGAGTGCCCTGGACTCCCCCGCGGCCTCTGACCCTGTCGGGCAGCCTGGTCATTCCGGGTGCCAACAGCAGTGAGAAGCTGACCCAAAGGGACAGGGAGATGGGCATCCTCCAGGAGATCTTCCTCAACAAAGAGAG TGTTCCAGACAGCCCCCATGAGCCAGACCCAGAACCTTATGAGCCCATGCCCCCACGACTCATTCCCCTGGACGAG GACTGCACGATGATGGAAGACATGGAGTCGACTGACACCACTGCTTCGTCATGCCCTCCCTCTGCACCACAGGAGGGCTCTAAGCTGCCCCCTGTCCTGGCTAACCTGATGGGTAGCCTGGGCAATAGTAGTCGTAGCCCCCAGACACAGGGCAACGCGCCGCCGCCCAACAATCCCGCAGTGAACGTCCAGGAGCTGCTCAACTCCATCATG GGTGCACAAGGTTCTAACCAGTCGGCAGAGGATCTGATAAAGCAGCCTGATTTCTCAGACAAGATCAAGCAACTCTTGGGATCCTTACAACAGAACCAGAACCAAAATCAGAACCAGAACCCACCGGTCAATGCACCACCCA TGAACACAGGTTTGCTAGGTCACGGCCCAGGcataaacatgaacaacatGAACATGCAGATGCCCATGAATGGGGGCTACCCCCCCAATAAGCCCCCTGGCGGCCCTCATTTCAATCACCCACCTCCGCCCCACGGCCATGGACCCCCTTACAATGCAGGCAGTGGCCCTCGTATGATGGGGCCCCCACCTGGCCCCCAGGGGCGTGGCGGAGACAACGGCAACTACTGGGGCGATGAGTCCATGAGAGGCGGTCCCCACCGCGGAGGCCACTTTCACCgcggcagaggaagaggagaccaAGGATTTAGAGGAAGAGGTGGTCGAGGGGGTCCCCGAGGGGGTCATAACAACATGGGAG ACATGTCAAAGAGGCCAGTGTGTCGCCATTTCATGATGAAGGGAAATTGCAGATATGAAAACAACTGTGCATTCTACCACCCAGGGGTGAATGGTCCACCATTGCCCCCACAACATGGGCATTAA
- the agr2 gene encoding anterior gradient protein 2 homolog: MTRQLLTIFLVLVTLSSTMGKTEKQAAVKKEKRVPQTLSRGWGDQLIWAQTYEEALFWARSQNKPLMVIFHLDDCPHSQSLKKAFAEDKEIQKLADEDFILLNLVYETTDKHLSPDGQYVPRILFVDPSMTVRADITGRYSNRMYAYEPSDLKLMLSNMQRAKKFLKTEL; the protein is encoded by the exons ATGACTAGACAATTGTTGACAATATTTTTGGTCCTGGTGACCTTGAGCTCTACCATGGGCAAGACAGAGAAGCAAGCCGCTGtcaagaaagagaagagagtcCCCCAGACTCTCTCTAGAG GATGGGGTGATCAGCTGATTTGGGCGCAGACATATGAAGAGGCACTTTTCTGGGCACGCTCACA GAACAAGCCTCTTATGGTCATCTTCCACTTGGATGACTGCCCACACAGCCAGT CTCTGAAGAAGGCTTTTGCTGAGGACAAAGAGATCCAGAAGCTTGCTGATGAAGACTTTATTCTCTTGAACCTGGTG tatgAAACCACAGACAAGCATTTGTCGCCTGATGGGCAGTACGTTCCCAGAATCCTCTTTGTTG ACCCCTCAATGACTGTTCGTGCTGACATCACTGGCCGCTACTCCAACCGCATGTACGCCTATGAGCCAAGTGACCTGAAACTCA TGTTGAGCAACATGCAGAGAGCCAAGAAATTCCTGAAAACAGAACTATGA
- the tspan13b gene encoding tetraspanin-13b isoform X2: MMGCAGFTCSKNSLCALNILYVMVSMLMIGIAAWGKWFGLVSSFQVVWGIIGVGVFLFLVALAGLVGAVKHHQGQGGVYCSGQRWTFSHMYTSELLEVGWNNSKFTQMDVEKNLNCCGFYHMAINETCTAACFPHATCNTCAVKLQEHVGEVLRFVGETGLFFSFTEILAVWLTYRYRNQKDPRANPSAFL; the protein is encoded by the exons ATGATGGGTTGCGCCGGATTTACCTGCTCCAAAAATTCTCTCTGCGCGCTCAACATCCTCTATGTT ATGGTGAGCATGTTGATGATTGGTATTGCTGCCTGGGGGAAGTGGTTTGGCTTGGTCTCGAGCTTCCAGGTGGTGTGGGGCATCATCGGGGTGGgggtcttcctcttcctcgtcgCTTTGGCGGGACTCGTTGGTGCCGTGAAGCACCACCAG ggTCAGGGAGGGGTCTATTGTTCTGGTCAGAGAtggacattttcacacatgtaTACA AGTGAGCTGTTGGAGGTGGGCTGGAACAACTCAAAGTTCACACAGATGGATGTGGAGAAGAACCTCAACTGCTGTGGATTTTACCACATGGCTATCAATGAGACCTGCACTGCT GCCTGTTTCCCTCATGCAACTTGTAACACCTGTGCGGTGAAGCTTCAGGAGCATGTGGGTGAGGTGCTACGTTTCGTGGGAGAGACTGGCCTTTTCTTCAGCTTCACAGAG ATCCTGGCAGTGTGGTTAACATACAGGTACAGGAACCAAAAAGATCCACGGGCCAACCCCAGTGCCTTTCTGTAA
- the tspan13b gene encoding tetraspanin-13b isoform X3, translating to MVSMLMIGIAAWGKWFGLVSSFQVVWGIIGVGVFLFLVALAGLVGAVKHHQVLLFFYMITLFLVFVVQFCVSSVCLTINKEQQSELLEVGWNNSKFTQMDVEKNLNCCGFYHMAINETCTAACFPHATCNTCAVKLQEHVGEVLRFVGETGLFFSFTEILAVWLTYRYRNQKDPRANPSAFL from the exons ATGGTGAGCATGTTGATGATTGGTATTGCTGCCTGGGGGAAGTGGTTTGGCTTGGTCTCGAGCTTCCAGGTGGTGTGGGGCATCATCGGGGTGGgggtcttcctcttcctcgtcgCTTTGGCGGGACTCGTTGGTGCCGTGAAGCACCACCAGgttcttcttttcttt TACATGATCACCCTGTTCCTAGTTTTTGTGGTCCAGTtctgtgtgtccagtgtgtgcCTGACCATCAACAAAGAACAGCAA AGTGAGCTGTTGGAGGTGGGCTGGAACAACTCAAAGTTCACACAGATGGATGTGGAGAAGAACCTCAACTGCTGTGGATTTTACCACATGGCTATCAATGAGACCTGCACTGCT GCCTGTTTCCCTCATGCAACTTGTAACACCTGTGCGGTGAAGCTTCAGGAGCATGTGGGTGAGGTGCTACGTTTCGTGGGAGAGACTGGCCTTTTCTTCAGCTTCACAGAG ATCCTGGCAGTGTGGTTAACATACAGGTACAGGAACCAAAAAGATCCACGGGCCAACCCCAGTGCCTTTCTGTAA
- the tspan13b gene encoding tetraspanin-13b isoform X1 yields MMGCAGFTCSKNSLCALNILYVMVSMLMIGIAAWGKWFGLVSSFQVVWGIIGVGVFLFLVALAGLVGAVKHHQVLLFFYMITLFLVFVVQFCVSSVCLTINKEQQSELLEVGWNNSKFTQMDVEKNLNCCGFYHMAINETCTAACFPHATCNTCAVKLQEHVGEVLRFVGETGLFFSFTEILAVWLTYRYRNQKDPRANPSAFL; encoded by the exons ATGATGGGTTGCGCCGGATTTACCTGCTCCAAAAATTCTCTCTGCGCGCTCAACATCCTCTATGTT ATGGTGAGCATGTTGATGATTGGTATTGCTGCCTGGGGGAAGTGGTTTGGCTTGGTCTCGAGCTTCCAGGTGGTGTGGGGCATCATCGGGGTGGgggtcttcctcttcctcgtcgCTTTGGCGGGACTCGTTGGTGCCGTGAAGCACCACCAGgttcttcttttcttt TACATGATCACCCTGTTCCTAGTTTTTGTGGTCCAGTtctgtgtgtccagtgtgtgcCTGACCATCAACAAAGAACAGCAA AGTGAGCTGTTGGAGGTGGGCTGGAACAACTCAAAGTTCACACAGATGGATGTGGAGAAGAACCTCAACTGCTGTGGATTTTACCACATGGCTATCAATGAGACCTGCACTGCT GCCTGTTTCCCTCATGCAACTTGTAACACCTGTGCGGTGAAGCTTCAGGAGCATGTGGGTGAGGTGCTACGTTTCGTGGGAGAGACTGGCCTTTTCTTCAGCTTCACAGAG ATCCTGGCAGTGTGGTTAACATACAGGTACAGGAACCAAAAAGATCCACGGGCCAACCCCAGTGCCTTTCTGTAA